GACGACCCGACGACCGGCACCGTCACGGTCAACGACAAGAACCTGGGCACGATGAGCAAGTGGCAGGTGCCCAAGCTGCGCCGGACCATGGGCTGCGTCTTCCAGGACTTCCGGCTGCTGAAGAACCGCACCGTCGCCGAGAACGTGGCCTTCGCCCTCGAGGTGATCAACAAGCCGCAGAAGACGATCAAGCGCGTCGTCCCCGAGGTGCTGGAGATGGTCGGCCTGGAGGGCAAGGCCGAGCGGCTGCCCACCGAGCTCTCCGGTGGTGAGCAGCAGCGCGTGGCCATCGCCCGCGCGTTCGTGAACCGCCCGCTGGTGCTGCTCGCCGACGAGCCCACCGGCAACCTCGACCCCGAGACCAGCCAGGGGATCATGCTGCTGCTGGAGCGGATCAACCGCACCGGCACCACCGTGGTGATGGCCACGCACGACTACCACATCGTCGACTCCATGCGCCGTCGCGTCATCGAGCTCAACGAGGGCGTCGTCAGCCGCGACCAGTCGCGCGGCGTCTACGGCGTCGGTCGCTGACCGCCTCCCCGCACAGGAACTCCTGAGGAACACATGCGCGTCAACTTCGTCCTCTCCGAGGTGGCCACCGGGCTGCGTCGGAACCTGACCATGACGGTCGCCATGATCCTGACGACCGGCATCTCGCTGGCGCTCATGGGGACCGGCCTGGTCATCGCCAACATGATCAGCGACATGCGCGCCATCTACTACGACAAGGTCCAGGTCTCGATCTTCCTGGCCGACGACGTGACCGAGGAGCAGCGCCAGTCGATCTCGGAGGAGCTGTCCGCCTCACCGGAGGTCGCGAACTTCATCTACGAGTCCAAGGCCGAGGCCTACGAGCGGTTCACCGAGCAGTTCAGCCAGCAGCCGGCCCTGGTCGAGAACACCGACCCGAACGCCCTGCCGGAGAGCTTCCGGGTCGAGCTGGTCAACCCCGAGCGCTACGAGGTCATCGCCGCGGAGTTCCCCGACGGCCAGAACGGCGTGGACCAGGTGCGCGACGAGGGCGACTTCCTCGACCGGCTGTTCAGCCTGCTCAACGGGGCCCGCAACGCCACCATCGCGGTGGCCGTCGTCCAGGCCCTGGCCGCGTTGCTGCTGATCTCCAACACGATCCAGCTCGCGGCCTTCAACCGGCGCAACGAGACCAACATCATGAGACTCGTCGGCGCCTCCCGCTGGTACACCCAGCTGCCGTTCATCCTCGAGGCCGCGCTCGCCGGCCTCCTCGGTGGCCTGCTGGCAACCGTCGGGCTGGTGCTCACCAAGGTGCTGTTCATCGACCGGACGCTGGCCGGGCCGATCCGGGCGGGCATCATCCCGCCGGTCGACTGGGGCGTCATCGCCACGATCAGCCCGGTGATCACCGGCGCCGGCATGCTGCTGGCCGCGATCGCCGCCTACGTGACGCTGCGGTTGTACGTGCGTCTGTAGTGCCGTCCGAGGGGCCGGTGCCGCGTCCGCCGCGATTCCGGGTGGCGCGGCGCCGGTAACCTGGGGGGCATGCCGCGTGAACAGGGGCGGAAGTTCATCGCCCAGAACAAGAAGGCGCGGCACGACTACTCGATCCTCGACACCTACGAGGTGGGCCTGGTGCTCACCGGCACCGAGGTCAAGAG
This sequence is a window from Geodermatophilaceae bacterium NBWT11. Protein-coding genes within it:
- the ftsE gene encoding cell division ATP-binding protein FtsE: MIELQHVTKLYPTSSRPALDDVSMEIDKGEFVFLIGASGSGKSTFLRLLLKEDDPTTGTVTVNDKNLGTMSKWQVPKLRRTMGCVFQDFRLLKNRTVAENVAFALEVINKPQKTIKRVVPEVLEMVGLEGKAERLPTELSGGEQQRVAIARAFVNRPLVLLADEPTGNLDPETSQGIMLLLERINRTGTTVVMATHDYHIVDSMRRRVIELNEGVVSRDQSRGVYGVGR
- a CDS encoding ABC transporter permease; the protein is MRVNFVLSEVATGLRRNLTMTVAMILTTGISLALMGTGLVIANMISDMRAIYYDKVQVSIFLADDVTEEQRQSISEELSASPEVANFIYESKAEAYERFTEQFSQQPALVENTDPNALPESFRVELVNPERYEVIAAEFPDGQNGVDQVRDEGDFLDRLFSLLNGARNATIAVAVVQALAALLLISNTIQLAAFNRRNETNIMRLVGASRWYTQLPFILEAALAGLLGGLLATVGLVLTKVLFIDRTLAGPIRAGIIPPVDWGVIATISPVITGAGMLLAAIAAYVTLRLYVRL